The following coding sequences lie in one Amycolatopsis cihanbeyliensis genomic window:
- a CDS encoding DedA family protein → MFEDLMPDLGALPPLAVLATVFVLAFLETSLLVGVFLPGEVLLAGCIGVLHVTWSPLAGLVAAAGCFAGQLVGYLIGRRVGPALQRGWIGRKTDPRRWEQAEQLVRSSGGWLLVTARFVAVAHTLAPALAGVLRMPLRRFAWFAALSSAVWAALWTAVGAGLGQAGQLLDQGLLTTALVLGGIVISTLVVGRVLRKPAEDMETVPERAQQPVPLSRPAEPTRWTARTTV, encoded by the coding sequence GTGTTCGAGGACCTGATGCCCGACCTGGGCGCGCTGCCGCCGCTGGCCGTGCTGGCGACGGTCTTCGTGCTGGCCTTCCTGGAGACCAGTCTGCTGGTCGGGGTGTTTCTTCCCGGTGAGGTTCTGCTGGCCGGATGCATCGGAGTGCTGCATGTGACCTGGTCCCCGCTGGCCGGCCTGGTCGCCGCCGCGGGATGCTTCGCGGGTCAACTGGTCGGCTACCTGATCGGGCGCAGGGTCGGGCCGGCGCTGCAGCGCGGCTGGATCGGCAGGAAGACCGACCCGCGCCGGTGGGAGCAGGCCGAGCAGCTCGTGCGCAGTTCCGGCGGTTGGCTGCTGGTCACGGCGCGGTTCGTGGCGGTGGCACACACCCTGGCGCCCGCGTTGGCCGGGGTGCTGCGGATGCCGCTGCGCCGGTTCGCCTGGTTCGCCGCCCTGTCCTCGGCGGTGTGGGCGGCACTGTGGACCGCGGTCGGCGCCGGACTCGGCCAGGCCGGCCAGCTTCTCGACCAGGGCCTGCTCACCACGGCACTGGTGCTCGGCGGGATCGTGATCAGCACCCTGGTGGTCGGCAGGGTACTGCGCAAGCCGGCCGAGGACATGGAAACCGTTCCCGAGCGGGCGCAGCAGCCCGTTCCGCTCAGCCGGCCTGCCGAGCCAACTCGTTGGACAGCTCGGACCACCGTGTGA
- a CDS encoding helix-turn-helix domain-containing protein has product MDLCPHLVRGQAQFVEAPVPECSAPDDAMIAELLEWIESRLDRARALLEAGTLSVEDIAVACGCASAAALRHQFTRLRGTGPSAYRRAFSEAGAPGNDRSGHRVGPEKGVRGIAPGLFWGCSLIRTARRGGTVGGVEKQPRYCAAS; this is encoded by the coding sequence GTGGACCTGTGCCCGCACCTGGTGCGCGGGCAGGCGCAGTTCGTCGAGGCCCCGGTACCGGAGTGTTCCGCGCCGGACGACGCGATGATCGCCGAGCTCCTCGAGTGGATCGAAAGCAGGCTGGACCGGGCGCGGGCCCTGCTGGAGGCGGGCACGCTTTCCGTCGAGGACATCGCCGTGGCGTGCGGGTGCGCCTCCGCGGCGGCGCTACGGCACCAGTTCACCCGCTTGCGGGGCACCGGCCCCAGCGCGTACCGCCGGGCGTTCTCCGAGGCCGGCGCGCCGGGGAATGATCGAAGCGGGCACCGCGTTGGACCGGAAAAGGGGGTGCGGGGGATAGCCCCAGGGTTATTCTGGGGGTGTTCCCTGATCCGCACAGCTCGTCGCGGGGGCACAGTCGGAGGGGTAGAAAAGCAGCCCCGCTACTGCGCCGCGAGTTGA
- a CDS encoding cytochrome c oxidase subunit 4, producing MKVEARVFEIVTVFAFLVAVIYAFLTAYMTEDGVEPVGTVALILTGGLALLAGSYFRFVARRIETRPEDNEEAEISDGAGELGFFSPGSYWPIALAAAAALGGVALAFFHIWLLIMAIVALLIAIGGLVFEYHTGPSAE from the coding sequence ATGAAGGTCGAAGCCCGGGTCTTCGAAATCGTCACGGTCTTTGCCTTTCTCGTCGCGGTCATCTACGCCTTCCTGACCGCATACATGACCGAGGACGGCGTGGAACCGGTCGGGACGGTCGCGCTGATCCTCACCGGCGGGCTGGCGCTGCTGGCAGGCAGCTACTTCCGGTTTGTCGCCCGCCGCATCGAGACCCGGCCGGAGGACAACGAGGAAGCCGAGATCAGCGACGGCGCCGGTGAGCTCGGCTTCTTCAGCCCCGGGAGCTACTGGCCGATCGCGCTGGCCGCGGCCGCCGCGCTCGGCGGCGTCGCGCTCGCCTTCTTCCACATCTGGCTGCTGATCATGGCGATCGTCGCGCTCCTGATCGCCATCGGCGGCCTGGTGTTCGAGTACCACACCGGCCCGAGCGCCGAGTGA
- the coxB gene encoding cytochrome c oxidase subunit II: MRVAEHARATRPARAGKVAALAGLVAVTVTGCSGDEILRFGWPEAATPQAEEMRQLWTWSVVAALVVGAIVWGLIFWTIAFHRKKKTDEGLPRQFQYNMPLELFCVVVPVIMVCVLFFFTATTENSVLDKKDDPDVTVDVVAFQWNWEFRYPGTDDGEGEPISTVGSSTEIPLLVLPTSQVIQYDLVSTDVIHSFWVPEFNFKRDVMPHPDRNNQDNSFQNTIDREGAFVGRCAELCGTYHSVMNFEVRALSPDKFDRYLQLRGQINPSTGRPATAAEALSAMQAEGCGEVCAPLATTTQPFDTDRTARTASG; this comes from the coding sequence ATGCGCGTTGCGGAGCACGCCAGGGCGACGCGACCGGCTAGGGCCGGGAAGGTTGCCGCGCTTGCCGGGCTGGTCGCCGTCACGGTGACCGGTTGTTCCGGCGACGAGATCCTGCGGTTCGGCTGGCCCGAGGCTGCCACCCCGCAAGCCGAGGAGATGCGTCAGCTCTGGACCTGGTCGGTCGTCGCCGCGCTCGTCGTGGGCGCGATCGTCTGGGGCCTGATCTTCTGGACCATCGCCTTCCACCGGAAGAAGAAGACCGACGAAGGCCTGCCGCGACAGTTCCAGTACAACATGCCGCTGGAGCTGTTCTGCGTGGTCGTTCCGGTGATCATGGTCTGCGTGCTGTTCTTCTTCACCGCCACCACCGAGAACAGCGTGCTGGACAAGAAGGACGACCCGGACGTCACGGTGGACGTGGTCGCCTTCCAGTGGAACTGGGAGTTCCGCTACCCGGGCACGGACGACGGCGAAGGGGAGCCGATCAGCACGGTCGGCAGCTCCACCGAGATCCCGCTGCTGGTGCTGCCCACCAGCCAGGTCATCCAGTACGACCTGGTCTCCACCGACGTGATCCACTCGTTCTGGGTGCCGGAGTTCAACTTCAAGCGCGATGTGATGCCGCACCCGGACCGGAACAACCAGGACAACTCCTTCCAGAACACCATCGACAGGGAGGGTGCCTTCGTCGGCCGCTGTGCCGAGCTCTGCGGCACCTACCACTCGGTGATGAACTTCGAGGTGCGGGCGCTGTCCCCGGACAAGTTCGACCGCTACCTCCAACTGCGCGGTCAGATCAACCCCAGCACCGGGCGGCCGGCGACCGCGGCCGAGGCGCTGTCCGCGATGCAGGCGGAGGGCTGCGGCGAGGTGTGCGCCCCGCTGGCGACCACCACCCAGCCGTTCGACACCGACCGCACCGCGCGGACCGCGTCCGGCTGA
- the asnB gene encoding asparagine synthase (glutamine-hydrolyzing), which produces MCGLLGLVCASEDDAVKARDAVGRALHCQRHRGPDETDTWADAEVVYGFNRLAFIDVEHSHQPLTWGPPDSPGRYTINFNGEIYNFRQLRAELAAEYGTEFATEGDAETIVAAYHHLGRAAVGRLRGMFAFLIWDARDKLVFGARDPFGIKPLFYSHGPGGVAFSSEKKSLLELSEVLGVPRELDRTALQHYLALQYVPEPESLHSGIRRIQSGTSFTVSPGGEPATERYFVPEFDTRPVAGAGEAGELHRRIADVMRDSVSKHMIADPDVTVGAFLSGGIDSTAIAALAKEHNPNLITFTTGFEREGYSEVDVAAESAAAIGVKHVVRTVSAEEMMESLPLIVWYLDDPVADPALVPLWFIAREARKHVKAVLSGEGSDELFGGYTIYREPLSLAPFEKIPGGVRRLLGKVSTKIPEGTRGKDLLRRGSLPLEERYYGNARIFRDDQLRGVLRTFTEGVGHQDVTGPWYRASAGWDPVSRMQHVDLFTWLRGDILVKADKMTMANSLELRVPFLDPEVFRVASSIPLDQKITRETTKYALRRALDGIVPAHVLNRRKLGFPVPIRLWLRDEMYDWARGIIADSRTEELLDKQAVLRLLEEHRAGTLDHSRRLWALLVFMLWHGIFVEHRIKPEIPEPQYPVHV; this is translated from the coding sequence GTGTGCGGCCTGCTTGGACTGGTCTGTGCCAGCGAAGACGACGCGGTGAAGGCCCGCGACGCGGTCGGCAGGGCGTTGCACTGCCAGCGCCACCGTGGCCCGGACGAGACCGACACCTGGGCCGACGCCGAGGTGGTCTACGGCTTCAACCGGCTCGCGTTCATCGACGTCGAGCACTCGCACCAGCCGCTGACCTGGGGGCCACCGGACTCGCCCGGCCGGTACACGATCAACTTCAATGGTGAGATCTACAACTTCCGGCAGCTGCGGGCGGAACTGGCCGCCGAGTACGGCACCGAGTTCGCCACCGAGGGGGACGCGGAGACCATCGTTGCGGCCTACCACCACCTCGGCCGCGCCGCGGTGGGCAGGCTGCGCGGGATGTTCGCGTTCCTGATCTGGGACGCGCGGGACAAGCTGGTCTTCGGCGCCCGCGACCCGTTCGGCATCAAGCCGCTGTTCTACTCCCATGGTCCCGGCGGGGTCGCCTTCTCCAGCGAGAAGAAGAGCCTGCTGGAGCTGTCCGAGGTGCTCGGCGTCCCGCGGGAGCTGGACCGGACCGCGCTGCAGCACTACCTGGCCCTGCAGTACGTGCCGGAGCCGGAGTCGCTGCACAGCGGGATCCGGCGGATCCAGTCCGGCACCTCGTTCACCGTCTCCCCCGGCGGCGAGCCCGCCACCGAGCGGTACTTCGTCCCGGAGTTCGACACCAGGCCGGTCGCCGGCGCCGGGGAGGCCGGCGAGCTGCACCGGCGGATCGCGGACGTGATGCGGGACTCGGTGTCCAAGCACATGATCGCCGACCCGGACGTGACCGTGGGTGCCTTCCTCTCCGGTGGCATCGACTCCACCGCCATCGCCGCGCTGGCCAAGGAGCACAACCCGAACCTGATCACCTTCACCACCGGGTTCGAGCGCGAGGGCTACTCCGAGGTGGACGTGGCCGCGGAGTCGGCGGCCGCGATCGGCGTCAAGCACGTGGTGCGCACCGTGTCCGCCGAGGAGATGATGGAGAGCCTGCCGCTGATCGTCTGGTACCTGGACGACCCGGTGGCCGACCCGGCGCTGGTCCCGCTGTGGTTCATCGCCCGCGAGGCGCGCAAGCACGTGAAGGCGGTGCTGTCCGGGGAGGGCTCGGACGAGCTGTTCGGCGGGTACACGATCTACCGTGAGCCACTGTCGCTGGCACCGTTCGAGAAGATCCCGGGCGGGGTACGCAGGCTGCTCGGCAAGGTGTCCACGAAGATCCCGGAGGGCACCCGGGGCAAGGACCTACTGCGCCGCGGTTCGCTGCCGCTGGAGGAACGCTACTACGGCAACGCCCGGATCTTCCGGGACGACCAGCTACGCGGTGTGCTGCGCACGTTCACCGAGGGCGTCGGGCACCAGGACGTCACCGGGCCCTGGTACCGGGCCTCGGCCGGCTGGGATCCGGTGTCCCGGATGCAGCACGTGGACCTGTTCACCTGGCTGCGCGGCGACATCCTGGTCAAGGCGGACAAGATGACCATGGCCAACTCGCTGGAGCTGCGGGTCCCGTTCCTCGACCCGGAGGTCTTCCGGGTGGCCTCGAGCATCCCGCTGGACCAGAAGATCACCAGGGAGACCACGAAGTACGCCCTGCGGCGCGCGCTGGACGGCATCGTGCCCGCGCATGTGCTGAACCGCCGCAAGCTCGGCTTCCCGGTGCCGATCCGGCTGTGGCTGCGGGACGAGATGTACGACTGGGCCCGCGGCATCATCGCCGACTCCCGGACCGAGGAGTTGCTGGACAAGCAGGCCGTGCTGCGGCTGCTGGAGGAGCACAGGGCGGGCACCCTCGACCACAGCAGGCGGCTGTGGGCGTTGCTGGTGTTCATGTTGTGGCACGGCATCTTCGTGGAGCACCGGATCAAGCCGGAGATCCCGGAGCCGCAGTACCCCGTGCACGTCTGA
- a CDS encoding GMC oxidoreductase translates to MAAATLAGRPAYARPVAATAPITAGAHVPALVIGTGYGGSVAALRLARAGVDVHMIEMGMAWDSAGPDGKVFANTTAPDYRSFWLRTRTKQPISNFLGFPLDKDVPRYTGILDAEDFGGILIYQGRGVGGGSLVNGGMAVTPRRENFGEILPSVDAGEMYEVYYPRANAGLGVSHVDPEWWEATDCYQYARVGRKHAQRSGFPFVFVPNVYDWDYMEREAAGTVPESALAGEVLYGNNHGKKSLQQTYLAEASATGRVAISPLHRVTSVAPRDAGGYTVGMEQLDTTGGTIGSKTVTADRVFFAAGSAGTSTLLTRLKATGMLPRLSSEIGKGWGDNGNVMCGRANHLWDPTGKLQSAMPTAGIDNWADGGAFAEVAPLPTGIETYASFYLSITRNPHRAEFTWNAGAGRVDLDWRTAWKQPSIDAAKTIFDRINAKEGTIYRTDLFGSYKIWGDHLTYHPLGGAVLNKATDNHGRLHGYPGLYVVDGSLIPGNASVNPFVTITALAERNVERIIAADL, encoded by the coding sequence TTGGCGGCGGCGACCCTGGCAGGACGCCCGGCGTACGCGCGACCCGTCGCCGCGACCGCCCCGATCACGGCCGGTGCGCACGTTCCGGCCCTGGTGATCGGCACGGGATACGGCGGCTCGGTCGCCGCCCTCCGACTCGCCAGGGCGGGCGTCGACGTGCACATGATCGAGATGGGCATGGCCTGGGACAGCGCGGGGCCGGACGGCAAGGTCTTCGCCAACACGACCGCGCCGGACTACCGGTCCTTCTGGCTGCGTACCAGGACCAAGCAACCGATCAGCAACTTCCTCGGCTTCCCGCTGGACAAGGATGTGCCTCGCTACACCGGAATCCTGGACGCCGAGGACTTCGGCGGCATCCTGATCTACCAGGGTCGCGGCGTCGGCGGCGGTTCGCTGGTCAACGGCGGCATGGCGGTCACGCCCAGGCGGGAGAACTTCGGCGAGATCCTGCCCTCGGTGGACGCAGGCGAGATGTACGAGGTCTACTACCCCCGCGCCAACGCCGGGCTCGGGGTCAGTCACGTCGATCCGGAATGGTGGGAGGCCACCGACTGCTACCAGTACGCCAGGGTCGGCCGGAAGCACGCCCAGCGCTCCGGGTTCCCGTTCGTCTTCGTGCCCAACGTGTACGACTGGGACTACATGGAGCGGGAAGCCGCCGGCACCGTCCCCGAGTCGGCCCTGGCCGGCGAGGTGCTCTACGGAAACAACCACGGCAAGAAGTCGCTGCAGCAGACCTACCTGGCCGAGGCGAGCGCGACCGGCAGGGTGGCCATCTCCCCGCTGCACCGGGTCACCTCGGTCGCCCCGAGGGACGCGGGTGGCTACACGGTCGGCATGGAACAGCTCGACACCACCGGCGGCACGATCGGCAGCAAGACCGTGACCGCGGACCGGGTGTTCTTCGCGGCCGGCAGCGCGGGCACCAGCACGCTGCTCACCCGGCTGAAGGCCACCGGAATGCTGCCTCGGCTGAGCAGCGAGATCGGCAAGGGCTGGGGCGACAACGGCAACGTCATGTGCGGCCGGGCCAATCACCTGTGGGACCCGACCGGCAAGCTCCAGTCGGCCATGCCCACGGCCGGCATCGACAACTGGGCGGACGGCGGGGCGTTCGCCGAGGTCGCGCCGCTGCCCACCGGCATCGAAACCTACGCCTCGTTCTACCTCTCGATCACCAGGAACCCGCATCGCGCCGAGTTCACCTGGAACGCCGGGGCCGGCCGGGTGGACCTCGACTGGCGGACCGCATGGAAACAGCCTTCCATCGACGCGGCCAAGACGATCTTCGACCGGATCAACGCGAAAGAGGGGACGATCTACCGGACCGACCTCTTCGGCTCCTACAAGATCTGGGGTGATCACCTCACGTATCACCCGCTCGGTGGCGCGGTGCTGAACAAGGCCACCGACAACCACGGCCGGCTGCACGGCTACCCCGGGCTGTACGTCGTGGACGGCTCGCTGATCCCCGGCAACGCCAGCGTGAACCCGTTCGTCACCATCACCGCGCTCGCCGAGCGGAACGTCGAGCGGATCATCGCCGCCGACCTGTGA
- a CDS encoding carboxymuconolactone decarboxylase family protein encodes MNIDIPEGKDAITYVWGELVPEIGAAASNFSLAVYAHTTLGLREFEAARLRVAQLNGCVFCLDWRTERAGEKVEEEFADAVTQWRTTDAFDDRTRLAAEYAERYALDHHGLDEEFWSRMTAHYSQAEIVELSMSIGSWLAFGRLNHVLGIDTMCVLPGP; translated from the coding sequence ATGAACATCGACATCCCGGAGGGCAAGGACGCGATCACCTACGTGTGGGGTGAGCTGGTCCCGGAGATCGGGGCAGCGGCCTCGAACTTCTCCCTCGCCGTGTACGCGCACACCACCCTCGGGCTGCGCGAGTTCGAGGCGGCGCGGCTGCGGGTCGCGCAGCTCAACGGCTGCGTCTTCTGCCTGGACTGGCGCACCGAGCGGGCCGGGGAGAAGGTCGAGGAGGAGTTCGCCGATGCGGTGACCCAGTGGCGCACCACCGACGCCTTCGACGACCGCACCCGGCTGGCCGCCGAGTACGCCGAGCGGTACGCCCTGGATCACCATGGCCTGGACGAGGAGTTCTGGTCCCGGATGACCGCGCACTACAGCCAGGCCGAGATCGTGGAGCTGAGCATGAGCATCGGCTCCTGGCTGGCCTTCGGGCGGCTCAACCACGTGCTGGGCATCGACACCATGTGCGTGCTGCCCGGACCCTGA
- a CDS encoding dihydrodipicolinate reductase — MISTVVWGTGNCGRAAIRAVDAHPALRLAAVLVHDRGKIGRDAGELGGLDRQLGVLATDDIGAVLATGPRAVVYAATGDIRPDAALEDICGAVRAGAVVVTPALYALYDQRTAPAELREPVLAAVQQGGGSLFVSGVDPGWANDVLPSLVSGLGTTVEVVRCQEIFDYSSYDQSDSVRYLVGMGQPMDYQPPMLAPGVPSMVWGGQLRLIARALEVELAEIRETLDRRPLEHPVRTAAMGEFEAGTQGAVRFEVQGIVGGEPRVVVEHVTRIHPSCAPDWPMPPNRAGAHRVIIEGRPRIEVTVEATDEDGNAAAGGNATAIGRLVGAIDWLAQAEPGLYDALDIPLRPAVGKLGRTPR; from the coding sequence ATGATTTCCACGGTCGTGTGGGGTACCGGGAACTGCGGTCGCGCGGCCATCCGTGCCGTGGATGCCCATCCGGCGCTGCGGCTGGCCGCCGTGCTGGTCCACGACCGGGGCAAGATCGGCAGGGACGCCGGTGAACTCGGCGGGCTCGACCGCCAGCTTGGGGTCCTGGCCACCGACGATATCGGCGCGGTGCTGGCCACCGGTCCGCGGGCCGTGGTGTACGCCGCGACCGGTGACATCCGGCCGGACGCCGCGCTGGAGGACATCTGCGGGGCGGTTCGGGCCGGCGCCGTTGTCGTCACCCCCGCGTTGTACGCGCTCTACGATCAGCGCACGGCCCCGGCGGAGCTACGAGAACCGGTTCTTGCCGCGGTCCAGCAGGGTGGCGGTTCGCTGTTCGTCTCCGGGGTCGATCCCGGCTGGGCCAATGACGTACTGCCCTCGCTGGTCAGCGGGCTCGGCACCACCGTAGAGGTGGTTCGCTGCCAGGAGATCTTCGACTACTCGAGTTACGACCAGTCCGACTCGGTCCGCTACCTGGTCGGCATGGGCCAGCCGATGGACTACCAACCACCGATGCTCGCGCCGGGCGTGCCGAGCATGGTGTGGGGCGGGCAACTGCGGCTGATCGCCAGGGCGCTGGAGGTGGAGCTGGCGGAGATCCGGGAGACCCTGGACCGGCGCCCGCTCGAGCACCCCGTGCGCACGGCGGCGATGGGCGAGTTCGAGGCGGGTACCCAGGGTGCGGTGCGGTTCGAGGTGCAGGGGATCGTCGGCGGCGAGCCGCGCGTCGTGGTCGAGCACGTCACCCGCATCCACCCGTCCTGCGCGCCGGACTGGCCCATGCCGCCCAACCGGGCCGGGGCACACCGGGTGATCATCGAGGGCCGGCCGCGTATCGAGGTCACCGTCGAGGCCACCGATGAGGACGGCAACGCCGCGGCGGGAGGCAACGCCACCGCGATCGGCAGGCTGGTCGGTGCCATCGACTGGCTGGCCCAAGCCGAGCCCGGCCTGTATGACGCACTCGACATCCCACTCCGTCCCGCAGTCGGCAAGCTCGGAAGGACCCCGCGATGA
- a CDS encoding YciI family protein produces MRFLMMHRLDERAPEAWNPSQEFMEKMGECIQDWTDRGILITAEGVHPSAKGARVRKARGGGTTATDGPFTEAKEVIGGFALINATDRAEAVRYAQEYAALFDEVEVEVRPVVE; encoded by the coding sequence ATGCGATTTCTGATGATGCACCGGCTCGACGAGCGTGCCCCGGAGGCATGGAACCCCAGCCAGGAGTTCATGGAGAAGATGGGCGAGTGCATTCAGGACTGGACCGACCGGGGCATCCTGATCACGGCCGAGGGCGTTCACCCCTCCGCGAAGGGGGCGCGGGTGCGCAAGGCCCGCGGTGGGGGGACTACCGCCACCGACGGGCCGTTCACCGAGGCCAAGGAGGTCATCGGGGGTTTCGCGCTGATCAACGCCACGGACCGGGCGGAGGCCGTCAGGTACGCCCAGGAGTACGCCGCGCTGTTCGACGAGGTCGAGGTCGAGGTGCGACCGGTCGTCGAGTAG
- a CDS encoding HesB/IscA family protein encodes MTTAEQTGEATHGVRLTDAAAVKAKALLEQEGRDDMHLRIAVQPGGCAGLRYQLFFDERSLDGDLFRDFNGLQVAVDRMSAPYVQGAEIDFVDSIEKQGFIIDNPNAGGSCACGDSFH; translated from the coding sequence ATGACTACTGCTGAGCAGACCGGCGAGGCTACCCACGGCGTGAGGTTGACCGACGCCGCGGCCGTCAAGGCGAAGGCCCTGCTGGAGCAGGAGGGCCGCGACGACATGCACCTGCGGATCGCCGTGCAGCCCGGGGGTTGCGCGGGCCTGCGTTACCAGCTCTTCTTCGACGAGCGCAGCCTGGATGGTGACCTGTTCCGCGACTTCAACGGCCTGCAGGTGGCCGTGGACCGGATGAGTGCCCCCTACGTGCAGGGCGCCGAGATCGACTTCGTGGACTCGATCGAGAAGCAGGGCTTCATCATCGACAACCCGAACGCGGGCGGCTCCTGCGCCTGCGGCGACTCCTTCCACTGA
- a CDS encoding DUF3043 domain-containing protein has protein sequence MRFLRRNTTTAADEAEDTADESGESHVPRAYTPSKGRATPKRREAEGKRRGPVAPPPRTTREAMKRSREQRKKNPVSKEERRAAAKERRERMNAGDDRYLLPRDRGPVKAYVRDLVDSRRHVLGLFMPLAIGVFIALLIPYPVVQQYATLLCTVMLLGMVVEGFLNGRRVARQVRAKFPQETVKGASIGWYAFIRASQIRKLRVPKPRVRPGDAIE, from the coding sequence GTGAGGTTCCTGCGCCGTAACACCACTACAGCGGCCGACGAGGCCGAAGACACCGCCGACGAGAGCGGTGAATCTCACGTGCCCAGGGCGTACACGCCGAGCAAGGGGCGCGCCACACCCAAGCGTAGGGAGGCCGAGGGCAAGCGCAGGGGGCCGGTGGCTCCGCCGCCGCGCACCACCCGCGAGGCGATGAAACGCAGCCGGGAGCAGCGCAAGAAGAACCCGGTCAGCAAGGAAGAGCGCAGGGCGGCCGCCAAGGAGCGCAGGGAGCGGATGAACGCCGGTGACGACCGGTACCTGCTGCCCCGCGACCGCGGCCCGGTCAAGGCCTACGTGCGCGACCTGGTCGACTCGCGGCGGCACGTGCTCGGCCTGTTCATGCCGCTGGCGATCGGGGTGTTCATCGCGCTGCTGATCCCGTACCCGGTGGTGCAGCAGTACGCGACCCTGCTGTGCACGGTGATGCTGCTGGGCATGGTGGTGGAAGGCTTCCTGAACGGCCGGCGGGTGGCCAGGCAGGTCAGGGCGAAGTTCCCCCAGGAGACCGTCAAGGGGGCCTCGATCGGCTGGTACGCCTTCATCCGCGCCAGCCAGATCCGCAAGCTACGCGTGCCGAAGCCCCGGGTCCGCCCCGGCGACGCGATCGAATGA
- a CDS encoding aldo/keto reductase family protein, whose product MEFRRLGRSGLSVSEISYGNWLTHGSQIEEEQAQACINAALDAGITTFDTADVYANTAAESVLGRGLSGQRRESLEICTKVLGPTGPGGPNDKGLGRKHIMEAAHGSLKRLRTDYIDLYQAHRFDRTVPLEETFLAFADLVRQGKVLYIGSSEWTAEEITRGAAIARELKVPFISNQPQYNALWRVIEQQVVPASEREGIGQIVWSPVAQGVLTGKYRPGQAVPEGSRATDEKGGGAHAVKRFLDEDVLERVQRLRPLAEQAGLSLSQLAVAWVLQNPNVSSAIIGASRPEQVHENVKAAGVTLERELLLEVDTVLEGVIERGP is encoded by the coding sequence ATGGAGTTTCGGCGCCTCGGCCGTAGTGGTCTCTCCGTCAGCGAGATCTCCTACGGCAACTGGCTTACCCACGGATCACAGATCGAGGAGGAGCAGGCACAGGCCTGCATCAATGCGGCGCTGGACGCCGGCATCACGACCTTCGACACCGCCGACGTCTACGCCAACACCGCAGCCGAGTCGGTGCTCGGCCGTGGCCTGTCGGGGCAACGCAGGGAGAGCCTGGAGATCTGCACCAAGGTGCTCGGGCCGACCGGGCCCGGCGGCCCGAACGACAAGGGGCTGGGCCGCAAGCACATCATGGAGGCGGCCCACGGTTCGCTGAAGCGGCTGCGGACCGACTACATCGACCTCTACCAGGCACACCGCTTCGACCGGACGGTACCGCTGGAGGAGACCTTCCTCGCCTTCGCCGATCTGGTGCGCCAGGGCAAGGTGCTCTACATCGGCTCCTCCGAGTGGACCGCCGAGGAGATCACCCGCGGTGCCGCCATCGCCCGCGAACTGAAGGTTCCGTTCATCTCCAACCAGCCGCAGTACAACGCCCTCTGGCGGGTCATCGAGCAGCAGGTCGTCCCGGCCTCGGAGCGGGAGGGGATCGGCCAGATCGTCTGGTCCCCGGTCGCGCAGGGCGTGCTGACCGGCAAGTACCGGCCGGGGCAGGCCGTTCCGGAGGGGTCCCGGGCCACCGACGAGAAGGGCGGCGGCGCCCACGCCGTCAAGCGATTCCTGGACGAGGACGTGCTGGAGCGCGTGCAACGGCTGCGGCCGCTGGCCGAGCAGGCGGGTCTCTCCCTGTCCCAGCTCGCGGTGGCCTGGGTGTTGCAGAACCCGAACGTGTCCTCGGCGATCATCGGGGCCTCCCGCCCCGAACAGGTGCACGAGAACGTCAAGGCGGCGGGCGTCACACTCGAGCGCGAGCTGCTCCTCGAGGTCGACACGGTGCTGGAGGGTGTCATCGAGCGGGGTCCGTAG